The following nucleotide sequence is from Paenibacillus andongensis.
TTATTTCCAAATTTGTCGAATGTTATCCAGATACCTAGAACTAGTTCTTCAGTCACAAAGGAGTGCCAAAGCATGGCTTATTATCTGGATGGTTTATCAATTAATTATATTCTGGACACGAATGTCATCTTCAAAGGACAATCGTGTCCTTTTTGTCGATAGGAACATGTGTTTTCTGACAGCTTGCTGTCATAGCAGTAATGTAATATTTGTAGTAATAAAGTTAATGAGAAGAAGTGTGAGGAGAACATGAAAGCGAAAGAAGAGTTATTTTCTTTTTTGCAAACCGAATATCAAGATCTTGCTGAGTTAGCAGCTAGTATTGAGCGAAGTGTTTATGCGGATCCCCATGTTGTTCTTGTCAAGGCAAGACTATTTGGTGAAAAGTTCGCGAAGCTTGTTACAAAACAAGAAGATATTAACGAGGTCTTTGATGTTAAACAGGCAGACCGAATCCACAAACTATTCCGATTACAAGTCATCAACGATGACATTCGAAATGCTTTGGATTGGTTGAGAGTACAAGGGAATAAAGCTGCCCACGAAACCGAATACGGAACTGTTGAGTTATCTTTGAATGCACATAGAATTCTTTACGATTTGTCCTCTTGGTTATTTGAAGTATATGGGGACTTAGATTTTAAGGCCCCAGCGTACAGACTTCCTATTATGGAACGAGCAGGGAGTATCGATAAAGATGAAATAAGTGCCTTAATCTCTCAAGTGTTGAAGAGTACGCTAGAGAATACACTAATGCCTTCTATTCAAAGTACGATTCGTCAAATGCAAGAAGAGGTCATGCGTTCCTCCATTGCAAGCACTGTGATGCAAGTAGAGAACGTGAAAGAAATTGTCCAAGAAGCTAAGAATACGAAACAATTTGAAGTGGAAGCACCTAAACAAATAAAGATAGAAGATTTTGATCTAATCGAATATCTTAAGGAAAATAAAGTTGAGCCTATTGATAAGCGAGATGCCGGTGGTGCTCTTTGGATTGTCGGGGGCTGGGGTCTTAATAAAATTCTATTTCCGTTAAAAGAGCGCGGGATCTATTTCAAATTCACCCCAAAAGGAAGCGGGGCCACGAAGAAAAAGCCCGGCTGGTTTTTGTTAGGTAAAAAAGAAACCTCCACTGAAAATGAACCTAATGAAATCAAGCAGGTAAATCAAGTTGTAGAATCTCAAATCATAATACCAGCTTATCTTATGCAAACAAAGCTTGAGGTCTACGCTTCTGGTCCGGTGACCGAGTTAATTGGACTATGCGGCATTCATTATTTTAAAGAAATTAATGATGAACATTTAAGAACGATTTACGCGAAAGATCAACAAAAATTTTATGATATTATTACGCATTTGTGGTTTCTAGGATCACGATTCACAGGAAAGCTTGCAGGGTTGCTTACTCTAAATCATGAAGAAAACACAATCACTTTACATACAGCCAAGCCTTTGAGTGGTGAAATTCGTGAGCTTTTGCCTGCGAGTATGGCGGAAAGATTCCTCCATTATGGCATTCATCACATATCGCAATTGAATCATATTCCGGTTCCATCTTTACAGTGGCTGATGAATGCGCATTATGAAGAAGTGTTCGCCAAACTTAAACCTTATTTCTATGAGGATGAACAAGTAATTGAAGAAGTTGAAGAGTTAGAGGCAGAACAAGAACAAGTAAACAGTGCTACGCCGGAAGTGACGGTGAAACAAGTTTGCTTTTCTGGAGAATATGTCGTTATTACACCGGAGAAATCAGCGTTCCCTATCAACTATGAAACCTTTAAGGGTTGCAACAAATTAGTTTGGTATTTACAAAAGAACGGAATGGAAACAATCGGAGATCTGCCCACAGAGCTTCAGGCATTCGAAGGAATGAAAGGGATAGGTACTAACTATTTACGTAAGTTTTTCGCAGAATTGGTACGTATAGTAGCTGATGGTAAAATGGACGCTAGCCTTTTCATCAAACAAGAGACAGCTACAGCGGATCCCAGTGAGGGCAAGAGAATCAGTTTTGAGCAGCAATATGTAGACTTACCTAACACGATATTAGATGTGAAAATGGACGTGAGGGATTTCCTAACCTGTCCGTTGCTCATCTCTAGATTGGCATTTAATAAGCTAGACACTTATGGACAGTTACCGGGAAATCTTGTTGAGTTAACACGTATGCCCTCTGTTGGTAAAGGAGTGGTCGCCAAGTTCTTTGAACATCTGAAACTCAAATTAGAGAAATGGCACGAGGAGCAGTTAGAACTAGAGAGGACCAGCCTCATACCTCAAGATGAGCTAGAAAACCACTATTTTCAGCAATTCGCCACTTCGATAGAAGACATGATTACATCAGATACAATATGCCAACAGTTGGATATTGAACCCAGGACATTAGACATTCTTCTGGAAAGATTCCAAAGTGTTCAGAATGGGAAGCGATTCACTTTAGAAGAATGTGGTCAAAAGTATGGATTGACACGTGAACGCATCCGCCAAATTATCAAAAAAACAGTATTGAAAATTGCCCTTAGAGGTAACAACTGGATAGCTATGCTGAAAGAGCGATTAGAAGAGCAAAAGGGATTCGTGTTAAACCAAGTGCTGGGGAGTGAGAACTTCAGTGATCATTTGATTATTGAAGCATTGGAAAATGAGGGGATTTACCTTTTCTACGGCCGCAATGTCTTCTCTACAGTAAGCAAAGCAGAGTTAGCTGCTCTCGAGAAGGAACTTGATAGTTGGTTGGATCGCCAATGTAACGGAAGACTCCTTGATGAAACGCAGCTAAATGAGATGCTTTCCTTACGATCTAACGAGACAGGTATCACTGCTGAAGTTATCCGCTTTATAGTTGAGCAGTTCTTTACGCAAACAGCTTCGGGGCAATTCATACTGGCAAACTATTCGAAAGTTGACCTTGTAACCATCGTCATGCTGCAATATCCAGAGGGCGTGGAAATATATAAGAATGCTTCTGAACTCCTAGATAAAGGAAATCAGATCGTTCCCCACTCGTTCCAGAAAGATCGAGACTTTAATTCCGTTGTAACCAGGGATGAACAATCTGATAAATTCTATTTATGGGGCCGTGGCGTTTATATTCATCATTCTTTCGTACAACCTGATATGGATGTATTAGAAAAAGTGGCGAAAGAAATTGCCCTGCAATTAGAAAACCAACGAACCATTTCGGTTGGAGGTGTTTATCGGATATTCGAAGCAGAGTTGAAAGAGAGGAACATTCCGAACGAATATGCCCTCTACACCTTGCTGAGAATGCACTTCTCTACCTACTTTACTGTGCCTAAATTTCCGAAGATTACACGATTTGGAGATACAGGAAGCCTTAGAAACAGTGATTTAATTAAAGAATATATCCGTGAGCAAGGGACCCATGTGACGCGGAAACAGCTATTTGCCGAATTTGTGGTGAATAAAGGTTGGAAGTCGTTCACACTGGAAATTAATTTATCGACCGATTCTGAGATTATTCAAGTTGACCACGGATCTTACGGGTTGATTGAATTCTATGCCCACCTGGATGAATCATCGCTAAAGCAAATTAGTAACAAAATCGAGAAACTTCTTATATATAATACTTCCATTGATGTAAAAAGGGTATTCGATGAGATGGAGTCGGAATGCCTCTCCTTGCATATTAACACCCCCTATTTACTTTATAGTCTGCTTAGGGAGTATTGCCAAGAACAATTCTCATGTCCACGAGCGCCTCATATCGTTCAGAAAGGGATGGAGGAAGAAGAAATTTCCTTTACATCACTAATTGAAAACTATCTTCTGGATCGAGGAGAAGTCGTATCTCGGGAAGAAATACTGTATTGGCTGACGGAAGAAATAGGAACCTCCTCGTTCAAATTGGAGATGGCACTTCGGGAGTCAACGAAGATCTTCTATTACACCCGCGGACAGCAAGGAGAGTACATTCATGAGGATGTGCTTGGCTGGAATGATCCGTTCAAAGAGCGACTCCATCTGTGTATAAATGAGATGTTGGATAGGGCTTATATCTCATTTGTGAAACCATTTGTCATCATTGAAGAGGAGCTTAAGTCAGAATTCCTACCTGAACTGACTGGTGAACTACATTGGTCGCGGGATTTGCTGTTAGATTGTTTGAAAAGGGATGAAAGGTTCCTACTCCTGGGCTCCAAGGGGCATATTGTCTTGAAGAGAAAGAATCCTTCTTTTATTGAATCGAATACGGATTTCATTGCTTATGTGCTTCGCAAAGAGTTTGGGGGATCTGCTCCAGAGGCTAAATTGAGGAGAAAACTGAGAGAGTATGCGTTCTCGCATCATGGGGATCTTCTGCAAGAGACAGAGGCTCTGATGGATTCGGGAGCGGCGCCTTTTGGGTTAGTGGACGGGGTATTCAAGATTTATCTAAAGCCTTTGAATAATCCTTGAAATCGCAGTAAGGACAATATAATTAGAAAATCATAATAGTGTGAGTCTAGGATCTGAGGAATATCTTTAAAATGGTTGAAAAGTTGAGTGTTACGAAATAAAACTATCAAATAAGATAATCGAAAGAAGGATAACCAAAAATGTCCGATATCTACTCAAGCCAACAAACAGCAGTGAACATTTCAGAAAAGTCAACCATGATTTGGAATAATGCAAACCATTTGGTAGGGCTATATAAACCCCACGAATATGGCAAGGTTGTTTTACCTATGACGGTTATCAAGCGGTTTCACGATACTCTTTTACCAACAAGAGAAAAAGTGCTTGAAACCTATGAGAAGGTTAAAAACTTTGAAGTTAAAGATGGTTTTTTAGAGTCTGCTTCTGGGTTAAGCTTTTATAATACAAGTCCCTTTACTTTTGAGTCTCTCTTGGCGGACTCTTCTCATATTGAAGATAATTTTCGTGCATACATCAATGGTTTTTCTGATAATGTTCAAGATGTGCTTGCTCACTTTGAATTTGATAAGGAAATCACAAAGCTTGCGAATAATAATATTCTTTTCTATATAATTCAAGAGTTTAATAAAAAATCAAGCTACCTTGGTGCAGACCTTATCACCGCAGTTGACATGGGTTACATATTTGAAGATTTGATAAAAACCTTTTCAGAGTCCTACAACGAGGAAGCAGGAGCGCATTTTACAAGCCGTGATATTATCTATCTAATGACAGACCTTTTAATCTGTGATGAAAAAGATGCTCTTGTACAAAATGGCGTTGTTAAGACTGTGTATGATCAAACAATGGGTACTTCCCAGATGCTTGGTTGTATGGAAGAACGCCTTCGTGCTTTAGATGCTGATGCAGAAATTCGTAGTTTTGGGCAGGAGTTTAACCCTGAAACATACGCTATTGCAAAGGCTGATATGATTATCAAAGGTGGTAGTGCTGACAATATGAAATTTGGAGACACTCTCTCTGATGATAAGTTTTCTGGATACACCTTTGACTACTGTATTTCAAACCCACCTTTTGGTATTGACTGGAAACGTGAAGAAGCCGCTGTTAAAGCAG
It contains:
- a CDS encoding sigma factor-like helix-turn-helix DNA-binding protein, coding for MKAKEELFSFLQTEYQDLAELAASIERSVYADPHVVLVKARLFGEKFAKLVTKQEDINEVFDVKQADRIHKLFRLQVINDDIRNALDWLRVQGNKAAHETEYGTVELSLNAHRILYDLSSWLFEVYGDLDFKAPAYRLPIMERAGSIDKDEISALISQVLKSTLENTLMPSIQSTIRQMQEEVMRSSIASTVMQVENVKEIVQEAKNTKQFEVEAPKQIKIEDFDLIEYLKENKVEPIDKRDAGGALWIVGGWGLNKILFPLKERGIYFKFTPKGSGATKKKPGWFLLGKKETSTENEPNEIKQVNQVVESQIIIPAYLMQTKLEVYASGPVTELIGLCGIHYFKEINDEHLRTIYAKDQQKFYDIITHLWFLGSRFTGKLAGLLTLNHEENTITLHTAKPLSGEIRELLPASMAERFLHYGIHHISQLNHIPVPSLQWLMNAHYEEVFAKLKPYFYEDEQVIEEVEELEAEQEQVNSATPEVTVKQVCFSGEYVVITPEKSAFPINYETFKGCNKLVWYLQKNGMETIGDLPTELQAFEGMKGIGTNYLRKFFAELVRIVADGKMDASLFIKQETATADPSEGKRISFEQQYVDLPNTILDVKMDVRDFLTCPLLISRLAFNKLDTYGQLPGNLVELTRMPSVGKGVVAKFFEHLKLKLEKWHEEQLELERTSLIPQDELENHYFQQFATSIEDMITSDTICQQLDIEPRTLDILLERFQSVQNGKRFTLEECGQKYGLTRERIRQIIKKTVLKIALRGNNWIAMLKERLEEQKGFVLNQVLGSENFSDHLIIEALENEGIYLFYGRNVFSTVSKAELAALEKELDSWLDRQCNGRLLDETQLNEMLSLRSNETGITAEVIRFIVEQFFTQTASGQFILANYSKVDLVTIVMLQYPEGVEIYKNASELLDKGNQIVPHSFQKDRDFNSVVTRDEQSDKFYLWGRGVYIHHSFVQPDMDVLEKVAKEIALQLENQRTISVGGVYRIFEAELKERNIPNEYALYTLLRMHFSTYFTVPKFPKITRFGDTGSLRNSDLIKEYIREQGTHVTRKQLFAEFVVNKGWKSFTLEINLSTDSEIIQVDHGSYGLIEFYAHLDESSLKQISNKIEKLLIYNTSIDVKRVFDEMESECLSLHINTPYLLYSLLREYCQEQFSCPRAPHIVQKGMEEEEISFTSLIENYLLDRGEVVSREEILYWLTEEIGTSSFKLEMALRESTKIFYYTRGQQGEYIHEDVLGWNDPFKERLHLCINEMLDRAYISFVKPFVIIEEELKSEFLPELTGELHWSRDLLLDCLKRDERFLLLGSKGHIVLKRKNPSFIESNTDFIAYVLRKEFGGSAPEAKLRRKLREYAFSHHGDLLQETEALMDSGAAPFGLVDGVFKIYLKPLNNP
- a CDS encoding type I restriction-modification system subunit M; translated protein: MSDIYSSQQTAVNISEKSTMIWNNANHLVGLYKPHEYGKVVLPMTVIKRFHDTLLPTREKVLETYEKVKNFEVKDGFLESASGLSFYNTSPFTFESLLADSSHIEDNFRAYINGFSDNVQDVLAHFEFDKEITKLANNNILFYIIQEFNKKSSYLGADLITAVDMGYIFEDLIKTFSESYNEEAGAHFTSRDIIYLMTDLLICDEKDALVQNGVVKTVYDQTMGTSQMLGCMEERLRALDADAEIRSFGQEFNPETYAIAKADMIIKGGSADNMKFGDTLSDDKFSGYTFDYCISNPPFGIDWKREEAAVKAENKLGDKGRFGAGLPKISDGQMLFMLNGVSKLKDTGKMAIIQNGSPLFSGAAGSGESEIRRYLIENDWLDAIIQLSTDAFYNTGIATYVWMITKNKPSHREGKVQLIDASNMYEQRRKAIGNKRNDITDVCRDIIVQAYGENQNKIYTIGDKTCESKIIENINFGFNKITIESPLLDENGKPVMKAKKKVPDTSKRDTENVPLTEDIDVYFEREVKPFNPDAWIDKSKTTVGYEIPFTRYFYKYVSTEKSEDIANRISKLEQSISSSLERLFSKGGDIK